The Pleurodeles waltl isolate 20211129_DDA chromosome 6, aPleWal1.hap1.20221129, whole genome shotgun sequence genome has a segment encoding these proteins:
- the LOC138299695 gene encoding zinc finger protein 883-like, translated as MEEKEDPSAFKVTQRLGVAPAIYSCKRCSADFSRLRDLRHHMRSHPEGRSYSCALCSKAFFCSSALLRHEMTHSSNKPFKCPKCVKSFAQSVQLENHARAHSGERPFACQLCAKAFMSSSHLVQHRRIHWSQRMYSCPLCDKSFLRPWDVVQHQRFHTGERHFSCNHCNKNFFRSSDLLRHQRTHTGERPFRCTECPKTFSRSSVLAKHMRTHTGERPYKCEVCAKAYITSSQLTEHRRVHTGEKPYLCSECGKTFTYSFLLRRHIKIHSSVRPYTCPDCNKAFKSSGHLHKHQLSHTNKKGNCKDAEHTNTIVQQLPHYL; from the coding sequence ATGGAGGAAAAGGAAGACCCCAGCGCCTTCAAAGTGACTCAAAGGTTGGGAGTGGCACCGGCTATCTACTCCTGCAAGCGCTGCAGCGCCGACTTCTCTAGACTCCGGGACCTGCGCCACCACATGCGCTCACACCCAGAGGGCCGCAGCTACTCCTGTGCACTCTGTAGCAAGGCCTTCTTCTGCTCATCAGCCCTCTTACGGCATGAAATGACGCACAGCAGTAACAAGCCTTTTAAGTGTCCAAAATGCGTCAAGAGCTTTGCTCAGTCGGTGCAGCTGGAGAATCATGCTCGTGCACACAGCGGGGAAAGACCTTTTGCGTGCCAGCTGTGTGCCAAGGCCTTCATGTCATCCTCACATCTGGTGCAGCATCGCCGCATCCACTGGTCCCAGCGTATGTATTCATGCCCGCTATGTGATAAAAGCTTCTTGCGGCCCTGGGACGTGGTGCAGCACCAGCGCTTTCACACCGGAGAGCGCCActtcagctgcaaccactgcaataAGAACTTCTTCCGTTCCTCCGACCTGCTGCGACACCAGCGTACTCATACAGGTGAACGTCCCTTCCGCTGCACCGAGTGTCCCAAGACTTTCTCACGCTCCTCAGTGCTTGCCAAGCACATGCGCACTCACACTGGCGAACGACCCTATAAATGTGAAGTGTGTGCCAAGGCCTACATCACATCGTCGCAGCTGACAGAGCACCGGCGCGTGCATACTGGCGAGAAGCCCTATCTGTGCTCTGAGTGTGGCAAGACTTTCACATACTCCTTCCTGCTGAGGCGCCATATCAAGATTCACAGTAGTGTTCGACCCTACACTTGCCCAGACTGCAACAAGGCTTTTAAATCCTCAGGCCACCTACATAAGCACCAGTTAAGCCACACTAACAAAAAGGGAAACTGCAAGGATGCTGAGCACACAAACACCATTGTTCAGCAGCTACCACACTACCTCTGA